The following coding sequences lie in one Monomorium pharaonis isolate MP-MQ-018 chromosome 1, ASM1337386v2, whole genome shotgun sequence genomic window:
- the LOC105830483 gene encoding phosphoserine phosphatase isoform X4 gives MCVYMTNTNKIRDIWRTADAVTFDVDSTVITEEAIDELANFCGKGKQITELTKQAMQGDMTFQQSLSIRLGIINPSLVQVREFLNMHQPRLTTGIKELVSTLQAHGKQVFLVSGGFRCLITPVAAQLNIPPENIYANRLKFYFTGEYAGFDDTQPTSRSGGKGEVIRRLKQEKGFKIVVHVGDGSTDLEASPPADAFIGFGGNVIRENVKSRVEWFVTNFDDLTKCL, from the exons atgtgtgtatat atgacgaatacgaataaaataagGGACATATGGAGAACCGCGGATGCCGTGACATTCGACGTAGATTCCACCGTTATTACGGAGGAAGCTATCGACGAACTCGCCAATTTCTGTGGAAAAGGCAAACAGATCACCGAATT AACAAAACAGGCCATGCAAGGCGACATGACATTTCAACAATCCTTATCTATAAGACTGGGAATCATAAATCCAAGTTTAGTACAAGTGAGAGAGTTCCTAAATATGCATCAACCAAGACTGACCACTGGTATCAA gGAGTTGGTGTCCACCTTACAAGCTCATGGGAAGCAAGTGTTTCTTGTCTCTGGTGGTTTTCGCTGCCTTATCACACCAGTTGCTGCGCAACTTAACATTCCACCCGAAAATATTTATGCcaatagattaaaattttactttacag GAGAATATGCTGGATTCGACGATACTCAGCCGACTTCTAGAAGCGGTGGCAAAGGGGAAGTTATACGACGTCTTAAGCAAGAAAAAGGATTCAAGATTGTTGTACATGTTGGTGACGGCTCAACAGATTTAGAAGCATCACCGCCAGCAGACGCGTTTATAG GATTTGGTGGAAATGTTATTAGGGAAAATGTGAAATCACGTGTGGAATGGTTTGTTACAAACTTTGATGATCTCACAAAATGTTTGTAG
- the LOC105830483 gene encoding phosphoserine phosphatase isoform X1, translating into MCHVVMQDEAYSRRSSGNVASTMKVAILKSFFFLPNCRSIIVKMTNTNKIRDIWRTADAVTFDVDSTVITEEAIDELANFCGKGKQITELTKQAMQGDMTFQQSLSIRLGIINPSLVQVREFLNMHQPRLTTGIKELVSTLQAHGKQVFLVSGGFRCLITPVAAQLNIPPENIYANRLKFYFTGEYAGFDDTQPTSRSGGKGEVIRRLKQEKGFKIVVHVGDGSTDLEASPPADAFIGFGGNVIRENVKSRVEWFVTNFDDLTKCL; encoded by the exons ATGTGTCATGTAGTCATGCAGGACGAGGCATATTCTAGACGTTCTAGCGGAAATGTCGCATCCACTATGAAAGTGGCAATcttaaaatctttcttttttctcccaAATTGCAGGTCGATTATTGTGAAA atgacgaatacgaataaaataagGGACATATGGAGAACCGCGGATGCCGTGACATTCGACGTAGATTCCACCGTTATTACGGAGGAAGCTATCGACGAACTCGCCAATTTCTGTGGAAAAGGCAAACAGATCACCGAATT AACAAAACAGGCCATGCAAGGCGACATGACATTTCAACAATCCTTATCTATAAGACTGGGAATCATAAATCCAAGTTTAGTACAAGTGAGAGAGTTCCTAAATATGCATCAACCAAGACTGACCACTGGTATCAA gGAGTTGGTGTCCACCTTACAAGCTCATGGGAAGCAAGTGTTTCTTGTCTCTGGTGGTTTTCGCTGCCTTATCACACCAGTTGCTGCGCAACTTAACATTCCACCCGAAAATATTTATGCcaatagattaaaattttactttacag GAGAATATGCTGGATTCGACGATACTCAGCCGACTTCTAGAAGCGGTGGCAAAGGGGAAGTTATACGACGTCTTAAGCAAGAAAAAGGATTCAAGATTGTTGTACATGTTGGTGACGGCTCAACAGATTTAGAAGCATCACCGCCAGCAGACGCGTTTATAG GATTTGGTGGAAATGTTATTAGGGAAAATGTGAAATCACGTGTGGAATGGTTTGTTACAAACTTTGATGATCTCACAAAATGTTTGTAG
- the LOC105830483 gene encoding phosphoserine phosphatase isoform X3, which yields MCVYVCDSMTNTNKIRDIWRTADAVTFDVDSTVITEEAIDELANFCGKGKQITELTKQAMQGDMTFQQSLSIRLGIINPSLVQVREFLNMHQPRLTTGIKELVSTLQAHGKQVFLVSGGFRCLITPVAAQLNIPPENIYANRLKFYFTGEYAGFDDTQPTSRSGGKGEVIRRLKQEKGFKIVVHVGDGSTDLEASPPADAFIGFGGNVIRENVKSRVEWFVTNFDDLTKCL from the exons atgtgtgtatatgtatgtgatTCC atgacgaatacgaataaaataagGGACATATGGAGAACCGCGGATGCCGTGACATTCGACGTAGATTCCACCGTTATTACGGAGGAAGCTATCGACGAACTCGCCAATTTCTGTGGAAAAGGCAAACAGATCACCGAATT AACAAAACAGGCCATGCAAGGCGACATGACATTTCAACAATCCTTATCTATAAGACTGGGAATCATAAATCCAAGTTTAGTACAAGTGAGAGAGTTCCTAAATATGCATCAACCAAGACTGACCACTGGTATCAA gGAGTTGGTGTCCACCTTACAAGCTCATGGGAAGCAAGTGTTTCTTGTCTCTGGTGGTTTTCGCTGCCTTATCACACCAGTTGCTGCGCAACTTAACATTCCACCCGAAAATATTTATGCcaatagattaaaattttactttacag GAGAATATGCTGGATTCGACGATACTCAGCCGACTTCTAGAAGCGGTGGCAAAGGGGAAGTTATACGACGTCTTAAGCAAGAAAAAGGATTCAAGATTGTTGTACATGTTGGTGACGGCTCAACAGATTTAGAAGCATCACCGCCAGCAGACGCGTTTATAG GATTTGGTGGAAATGTTATTAGGGAAAATGTGAAATCACGTGTGGAATGGTTTGTTACAAACTTTGATGATCTCACAAAATGTTTGTAG
- the LOC105830483 gene encoding phosphoserine phosphatase isoform X2, whose translation MPVQHAAVSSGRLAVAVRRCACQSPGVDKMTNTNKIRDIWRTADAVTFDVDSTVITEEAIDELANFCGKGKQITELTKQAMQGDMTFQQSLSIRLGIINPSLVQVREFLNMHQPRLTTGIKELVSTLQAHGKQVFLVSGGFRCLITPVAAQLNIPPENIYANRLKFYFTGEYAGFDDTQPTSRSGGKGEVIRRLKQEKGFKIVVHVGDGSTDLEASPPADAFIGFGGNVIRENVKSRVEWFVTNFDDLTKCL comes from the exons ATGCCAGTACAACACGCGGCAGTTAGCTCTGGCCGGCTCGCCGTTGCCGTCCGCCGTTGCGCCTGCCAATCTCCTGGTGTCGACAAG atgacgaatacgaataaaataagGGACATATGGAGAACCGCGGATGCCGTGACATTCGACGTAGATTCCACCGTTATTACGGAGGAAGCTATCGACGAACTCGCCAATTTCTGTGGAAAAGGCAAACAGATCACCGAATT AACAAAACAGGCCATGCAAGGCGACATGACATTTCAACAATCCTTATCTATAAGACTGGGAATCATAAATCCAAGTTTAGTACAAGTGAGAGAGTTCCTAAATATGCATCAACCAAGACTGACCACTGGTATCAA gGAGTTGGTGTCCACCTTACAAGCTCATGGGAAGCAAGTGTTTCTTGTCTCTGGTGGTTTTCGCTGCCTTATCACACCAGTTGCTGCGCAACTTAACATTCCACCCGAAAATATTTATGCcaatagattaaaattttactttacag GAGAATATGCTGGATTCGACGATACTCAGCCGACTTCTAGAAGCGGTGGCAAAGGGGAAGTTATACGACGTCTTAAGCAAGAAAAAGGATTCAAGATTGTTGTACATGTTGGTGACGGCTCAACAGATTTAGAAGCATCACCGCCAGCAGACGCGTTTATAG GATTTGGTGGAAATGTTATTAGGGAAAATGTGAAATCACGTGTGGAATGGTTTGTTACAAACTTTGATGATCTCACAAAATGTTTGTAG
- the LOC105830483 gene encoding phosphoserine phosphatase isoform X5, producing MTNTNKIRDIWRTADAVTFDVDSTVITEEAIDELANFCGKGKQITELTKQAMQGDMTFQQSLSIRLGIINPSLVQVREFLNMHQPRLTTGIKELVSTLQAHGKQVFLVSGGFRCLITPVAAQLNIPPENIYANRLKFYFTGEYAGFDDTQPTSRSGGKGEVIRRLKQEKGFKIVVHVGDGSTDLEASPPADAFIGFGGNVIRENVKSRVEWFVTNFDDLTKCL from the exons atgacgaatacgaataaaataagGGACATATGGAGAACCGCGGATGCCGTGACATTCGACGTAGATTCCACCGTTATTACGGAGGAAGCTATCGACGAACTCGCCAATTTCTGTGGAAAAGGCAAACAGATCACCGAATT AACAAAACAGGCCATGCAAGGCGACATGACATTTCAACAATCCTTATCTATAAGACTGGGAATCATAAATCCAAGTTTAGTACAAGTGAGAGAGTTCCTAAATATGCATCAACCAAGACTGACCACTGGTATCAA gGAGTTGGTGTCCACCTTACAAGCTCATGGGAAGCAAGTGTTTCTTGTCTCTGGTGGTTTTCGCTGCCTTATCACACCAGTTGCTGCGCAACTTAACATTCCACCCGAAAATATTTATGCcaatagattaaaattttactttacag GAGAATATGCTGGATTCGACGATACTCAGCCGACTTCTAGAAGCGGTGGCAAAGGGGAAGTTATACGACGTCTTAAGCAAGAAAAAGGATTCAAGATTGTTGTACATGTTGGTGACGGCTCAACAGATTTAGAAGCATCACCGCCAGCAGACGCGTTTATAG GATTTGGTGGAAATGTTATTAGGGAAAATGTGAAATCACGTGTGGAATGGTTTGTTACAAACTTTGATGATCTCACAAAATGTTTGTAG